Proteins encoded by one window of Streptomyces sp. LX-29:
- a CDS encoding NAD(P)H-quinone dehydrogenase, translated as MEYVTRIVIIGGGPGGYEAALVAAQLGAEVTVVDCDGLGGASVLTDCVPSKTLIATAEVMTTFDSSYEELGIIVADDTPPMEQAARVVGVDLGKVNRRVKRLALAQSHDITASVTRAGARVMRGRGRLVPTQSPDGTREVIVQVADGREETLTADAVLIATGAHPREIPDALPDGERILNWTQVYDLDELPEELIVVGSGVTGAEFAGAYQALGSKVTLVSSRDRVLPGEDPDAAAVLEDVFRRRGMNVMSRSRAQAAKRVGDRVEVTLADGRVITGTHCLMAVGSIPNSAGIGLEEAGVRLKESGHIWTDKVSRTSAPGVYAAGDCTGVLALASVAAMQGRIAMYHFLGETVSPLDLKTVSANVFTDPEIATVGYSQADVDGGVIDARVVKLPLLRNPRAKMQGIRDGFVKIFCRPGTGIVVGGVVVSPRASELIHPISIAVDNNLTVEQIAKAFTVYPSLSGSIAEVARQLHTRKTQSQL; from the coding sequence ATGGAGTACGTGACTCGGATCGTGATCATCGGTGGCGGACCCGGCGGCTATGAGGCGGCGCTGGTCGCCGCCCAGCTCGGCGCGGAGGTGACCGTCGTCGACTGCGACGGTCTGGGCGGGGCGTCGGTGCTCACCGACTGCGTGCCCTCGAAGACGTTGATCGCCACGGCCGAGGTCATGACGACCTTCGACTCTTCGTACGAGGAGTTGGGGATCATCGTCGCCGATGACACCCCGCCGATGGAGCAGGCGGCCCGCGTGGTCGGCGTGGACCTGGGCAAGGTGAACCGACGAGTCAAGCGCCTCGCGCTCGCCCAGTCGCATGACATCACCGCCTCGGTCACCCGCGCGGGCGCGCGGGTGATGCGCGGTCGCGGGCGGCTGGTGCCGACCCAGTCCCCGGACGGCACCCGCGAGGTGATCGTCCAGGTGGCGGACGGCCGGGAGGAGACGCTGACCGCCGACGCGGTGCTGATCGCCACCGGGGCCCATCCGCGGGAGATCCCGGACGCGCTGCCGGACGGGGAGCGCATCCTCAACTGGACCCAGGTCTACGACCTCGACGAGCTGCCCGAAGAGCTGATCGTGGTGGGCTCGGGTGTGACCGGTGCCGAGTTCGCCGGCGCGTACCAGGCGCTCGGCTCGAAGGTCACCCTGGTCTCCAGCCGGGACCGGGTGCTGCCGGGCGAGGACCCGGACGCGGCCGCCGTGCTGGAGGACGTGTTCCGCCGCCGCGGCATGAACGTGATGTCCCGCTCGCGGGCGCAGGCCGCCAAGCGGGTGGGCGACCGGGTGGAGGTGACGCTGGCCGACGGCCGGGTGATCACCGGTACCCACTGTCTGATGGCGGTCGGCTCCATACCCAACAGCGCCGGCATCGGCCTGGAGGAGGCCGGGGTCCGGCTGAAGGAGTCCGGGCACATCTGGACCGACAAGGTCTCCCGCACCAGCGCGCCGGGCGTGTACGCGGCGGGCGACTGCACCGGCGTCCTGGCGCTGGCCTCGGTGGCCGCGATGCAGGGCCGGATCGCGATGTACCACTTCCTCGGCGAGACGGTCAGCCCGCTGGACCTGAAGACCGTGTCGGCCAACGTGTTCACCGACCCCGAGATCGCCACGGTCGGCTACTCCCAGGCGGACGTCGACGGCGGGGTCATCGACGCCCGGGTGGTGAAGCTGCCGCTGCTGCGCAACCCGCGCGCCAAGATGCAGGGCATCCGGGACGGCTTCGTGAAGATCTTCTGCCGTCCGGGCACCGGGATCGTCGTGGGCGGCGTGGTGGTCTCCCCGCGCGCCAGCGAGCTGATCCACCCGATCTCGATCGCGGTGGACAACAATCTGACGGTGGAGCAGATAGCCAAGGCCTTCACGGTCTACCCCTCGCTGTCCGGGTCGATCGCCGAGGTCGCCCGGCAGCTGCACACGCGGAAGACGCAGAGCCAGCTCTGA
- a CDS encoding DeoR/GlpR family DNA-binding transcription regulator, with protein sequence MFAAERRQLILEMVRANGAVSLRELARVVQTSEVTVRRDVRALEAEGLLDRRHGGAVLPGGFTRESGFPQKSHLATAEKTAIADLAAGLVEEGEAVVVGAGTTTQELARRLARVPGLTVVTNSLLVAQALAHANRVEVVMTGGTLRGSNYALVGSGAEQSLQGLRVSRAFLSGSGLTAERGLSTSNMLSASVDRALVQAAAEVVVLADHTKLGTDTMFQTVPTDVITRLVTDEPPAHDERAATELQALADQGVQIAVAGPGAGSGSGSGGAVGADGGPAVRSSPRLGPGGGGHAPGRGAEEGMPLPGQRRAHPQGPGGGPQLRGAVPLVEQQGGGRVADLAPRRR encoded by the coding sequence GTGTTCGCTGCAGAACGTCGCCAATTGATCCTTGAAATGGTGCGGGCGAACGGGGCGGTATCGCTCCGTGAGCTCGCCCGCGTCGTCCAGACCTCAGAAGTGACCGTACGGCGGGACGTGCGGGCGCTCGAGGCGGAAGGACTACTCGATCGCCGGCATGGCGGTGCGGTGCTGCCGGGCGGATTCACCAGGGAGTCCGGCTTTCCGCAGAAATCCCATCTAGCGACCGCGGAGAAGACGGCCATCGCCGATCTCGCGGCCGGGCTCGTCGAGGAGGGCGAGGCGGTCGTGGTCGGCGCGGGGACGACGACGCAGGAGCTGGCCCGCCGGCTCGCGCGCGTGCCCGGCCTGACCGTGGTCACCAACTCCCTGCTGGTCGCACAGGCGTTGGCGCATGCCAACCGGGTCGAGGTCGTGATGACCGGCGGGACCCTGCGCGGCTCCAACTACGCGCTGGTGGGCAGCGGTGCCGAGCAGTCCCTCCAGGGGCTGCGGGTCTCCCGGGCCTTCCTCTCCGGCAGCGGGCTGACCGCCGAGCGCGGCCTGTCCACCTCCAACATGCTGTCGGCGAGCGTGGACCGGGCCCTGGTGCAGGCCGCGGCGGAGGTGGTGGTGCTGGCCGACCACACCAAGCTGGGCACCGACACCATGTTCCAGACCGTGCCCACGGATGTGATCACCCGGCTGGTGACGGACGAGCCGCCCGCGCACGACGAACGGGCCGCCACGGAGCTCCAGGCCCTCGCCGACCAGGGGGTGCAGATCGCGGTGGCCGGGCCGGGCGCGGGGTCCGGCTCGGGCTCCGGGGGCGCGGTCGGAGCGGACGGCGGCCCGGCGGTGCGCTCCTCGCCCCGGCTGGGGCCGGGGGGCGGCGGTCATGCGCCGGGGCGGGGCGCCGAGGAGGGCATGCCGCTGCCGGGACAGCGGCGGGCCCATCCGCAGGGGCCGGGCGGCGGGCCGCAGCTGCGCGGCGCGGTGCCCCTGGTGGAGCAGCAGGGCGGCGGCCGGGTGGCCGATCTCGCCCCTCGTCGCCGCTGA